Proteins encoded by one window of Aspergillus puulaauensis MK2 DNA, chromosome 4, nearly complete sequence:
- a CDS encoding putative C2H2 finger domain protein (COG:K;~EggNog:ENOG410Q2F0;~InterPro:IPR036236,IPR013087;~PFAM:PF00096) — translation MAPGSGRDFNCSWDHCGKSFNRKSDLCRHYRIHTNERPYQCNFRDCHKSFIQRSALTVHSRTHTGEKPHVCDHEGCHKAFSDSSSLARHRRIHTGKRPYICQEPACERSFCRKTTLTKHQHRSHPPGSLARTPSEDAVSEHSYPTPVTSSHPNEQYLLTQQAYYPNAPTPTHEFYPHQNLPMRPVTMQEQPPIATHSIPVTSSVEVHHAQQFIHMIQQQQQQQQQHQHQHQHHHHHHHQQQQQQHHQGYDPHRMGFVPVEYQQPVYTSPPVESQQPVYASPPVESQPYIPPYASSLECKPPAMRLLDQPEGTDFAFLGTGC, via the exons ATGGCACCTGGCAGCGGACGCGATTTCAACTGTTCCTGGGATCATTGTGGAAAG TCTTTTAATCGCAAGTCAGACCTCTGCAGGCACTATCGAATACATACCAACGAGCGACCGTACCAGTGTAACTTCAGAGACTGCCATAAGAGTTTCATCCAAAGAAGTGCGCTGACTGTGCATTCCCGGACACATACGGGAGAGAAACCTCATGTTTGCGACCATGAAGGGTGCCACAAGGCCTTTTCCGAT TCCTCGAGTCTAGCCCGCCATCGCAGGATTCATACGGGGAAACGTCCTTATATATGCCAGGAACCGGCATGCGAACGAAG CTTCTGTCGCAAAACCACCCTCACAAAGCACCAGCACCGCTCCCACCCACCTGGATCACTGGCTCGAACGCCGTCAGAAGACGCAGTTTCTGAACACTCATATCCTACTCCCGTTACGAGCTCGCATCCGAACGAACAATATCTTCTTACTCAACAAGCTTACTACCCCAACGCCCCCACACCTACCCACGAATTCTATCCCCACCAGAACTTACCCATGCGCCCTGTTACGATGCAAGAACAGCCGCCGATTGCGACACATAGCATCCCGGTAACCTCATCCGTTGAGGTCCACCATGCGCAGCAATTTATTCACATGatccaacaacagcagcaacaacagcaacagcatcagcatcagcatcagcatcatcaccaccaccaccaccaacagcagcagcaacagcatcaccaggGATATGACCCACACCGTATGGGATTTGTACCAGTTGAATACCAGCAACCTGTTTACACATCGCCGCCGGTGGAGAGCCAGCAACCTGTTTACGCATCGCCGCCGGTGGAGAGCCAGCCATATATTCCCCCATACGCATCTTCTCTCGAATGTAAACCTCCTGCTATGAGACTGTTGGATCAACCAGAGGGAACGGATTTTGCGTTCCTTGGAACGGGTTGTTAG
- a CDS encoding sucrase/ferredoxin-like domain-containing protein (COG:O;~EggNog:ENOG410PGRE;~InterPro:IPR009737,IPR036249;~PFAM:PF06999) produces the protein MQSFISRGVSLFTPSPSPSQSKPSTPKPETKRTISSAEDFIKAPLPEALFNKTDPATDGEECEHDCATCTIRYPAKFEVDQEDELYGHVNGWATHLLVATGKTDWVRDVADEEGSVMEAVEKGGVLPGNGNLKLSASNMPVPDEYHVHEKGQQPTTVLLLPNFTIIDHVTPQLVPDMIRNFVDPAVTTTTPLNGAPPGQASKEDKDVGTATEEQIMTSLRSRPCPHAAVILLCSHRTRDARCGQSAPLLRREFDRHLRPLGLHRDLDDERPGGVGVYFINHVGGHKYSANVIVYRRRDFDWYKATEAQPAEASSIDAADEGASQCIWLARVRPEDCENIIRYTVLQGKVVKPGTQLRGGFDRERGLISW, from the exons ATGCAATCATTCATCAGCCGCGGTGTATCGCTCTTCAccccctccccttccccctcGCAGTCGAAGCCCTCTACGCCAAAACCCGAAACGAAGCGCACGATAAGCAGCGCCGAGGATTTCATCAAAGCGCCGCTTCCCGAAGCACTCTTCAACAAGACGGACCCGGCTACGGACGGCGAGGAATGCGAACACGATTGCGCGACGTGTACGATCCGGTACCCTGCGAAGTTTGAAGTGGATCAGGAAGATGAGTTATATGGGCATGTGAATGGGTGGGCGACGCATTTGCTTGTTGCGACAGGGAAGACGGACTGGGTGAGAGATGtcgcggatgaggaggggagtGTGAtggaggctgttgagaagggcgGGGTCTTGCCGGGGAACGGG AATTTAAAATTGTCGGCAAGCAACATGCCTGTTCCGGATGAATATCACGTCCATGAGAAAGGTCAGCAACCGACCACAGTACTCCTTCTGCCGAATTTTACGATCATCGACCATGTTACGCCGCAACTCGTGCCCGACATGATTCGGAACTTCGTAGACCCTGCTGTAACGACGACAACGCCGCTGAATGGGGCGCCACCAGGGCAGGCTAGCAAGGAGGATAAGGACGTTGGAACGGCGACCGAGGAGCAAATTATGACGTCTCTCCGGTCACGACCTTGCCCGCATGCGGCGGTGATTTTGCTTTGCTCGCATAGGACACGAGACGCAAGGTGTGGTCAGTCTGCGCCGCTTCTGAGACGAGAGTTTGACCGACACCTGCGTCCGCTCGGCCTGCATCGGGACTTGGATGATGAGCGGCCCGGAGGCGTTGGTGTCTATTTCATCAACCACGTCGGAGGACACAAATACTCGGCGAACGTGATTGTGTACCGGAGACGAGACTTCGACTGGTACAAGGCTACGGAAGCTCAACCTGCAGAGGCCTCTTCAATAGATGCTGCGGATGAGGGCGCTTCTCAGTGCATTTGGCTGGCGCGGGTGAGACCAGAAGATTGTGAGAATATTATCCGGTATACCGTCCTGCAGGGGAAGGTCGTGAAGCCAGGGACGCAGCTTCGAGGAGGTTTCGACCGAGAAAGAGGTTTGATCAGCTGGTAG
- the ERG27 gene encoding 3-keto-steroid reductase (BUSCO:EOG09262SR7;~COG:I;~EggNog:ENOG410PJ4U;~InterPro:IPR036291;~TransMembrane:1 (o291-309i)) — MPTSGVADVEDQVFVLVTGANSGLGFSTCCRLADEFLASRQNDHRSLTVIFTTRSTRKGSDTLRSLQTHLRESVKGPSAAARVTFVPENADLCNLLSVRALSRRLNKTFPKLDAILLNAGIGGWTGLNWPLAIWSVLTDLVHAVSWPSYKVALTGVLTDNQTTTLTDKEPRLGNIFCANVFGHYMLAHNVMPLLHRSGSPNGPGRVIWVSSLEAATHLLDADDMQGLRSSVPYEVSKALTDVLSLTADLPSTTPWVKSYYSTSDTSDTEQTNSPNRPTTYVSHPGVCSTSILPLPAILIYAMAAVTWVARMLGSPWHTLSTYLGACAPVWLALSPQSDLDAAEAPYRSHSGGRAKWGSSAVRTGACFPASTEVEGWGYGGVVGPAIVDEDRSRRRKRGATDLTSEQKERFEDLGRRCWQQMEELRKEWDELLDLEEKQIRIQE; from the exons ATGCCCACGAGTGGGGTTGCGGACGTCGAGGACCAGGTCTTTGTGCTTGTGACGGGCGCCAACAG TGGGTTAGGATTCTCAACATGTTGTCGTCTGGCCGATGAATTTCTGGCCTCTCGCCAGAATGACCACCGGTCATTGACCGTCATCTTCACTACGCGCAGCACTAGAAAGGGCAGTGACACCCTCCGCAGTCTGCAAACCCACCTCCGCGAATCTGTTAAAGGGCCATCCGCCGCGGCTCGAGTGACTTTCGTCCCTGAAAATGCCGACTTGTGCAACCTTCTCTCCGTCCGCGCGTTATCGCGTCGCCTGAACAAGACATTTCCGAAGCTCGATGCAATCTTGCTCAATGCTGGTATAGGAGGCTGGACGGGTCTCAATTGGCCTTTGGCCATTTGGTCCGTACTCACGGACCTCGTTCATGCAGTATCCTGGCCGTCGTACAAGGTCGCGCTTACTGGCGTCCTAACAGACAACCAGACCACTACTCTCACGGATAAAGAGCCTCGTCTGGGAAATATTTTCTGCGCCAACGTCTTCGGCCACTACATGCTGGCGCACAATGTCATGCCTCTCCTCCACCGATCCGGCTCTCCCAATGGCCCCGGCCGCGTTATATGGGTTTCCAGCTTGGAGGCAGCCACCCATCttctcgatgccgatgaTATGCAGGGACTCCGAAGCAGTGTCCCCTACGAGGTGTCAAAGGCCCTGACCGACGTTCTGTCTCTCACCGCGGACCTACCTAGTACGACTCCCTGGGTGAAGAGCTACTATTCCACCTCCGACACTTCCGACACCGAACAAACCAACTCCCCCAATCGTCCAACCACATACGTCTCCCACCCCGGAGTCTGCAGCACAAgcatcctccccctccccgcAATCCTCATCTATGCCATGGCCGCAGTCACCTGGGTAGCCCGTATGCTCGGATCCCCCTGGCACACCCTCTCCACCTACCTCGGGGCCTGCGCACCTGTATGGCTCGCCCTCTCTCCACAATCCGACCTCGATGCTGCCGAGGCACCGTATCGCAGTCACAGCGGCGGCAGAGCAAAATGGGGCTCATCGGCTGTGCGAACAGGCGCATGTTTCCCTGCATCCACTGAAGTCGAGGGCTGGGGTTATGGCGGTGTTGTCGGTCCCGCCATCGTAGACGAGGATCGATCTCGTCGGAGGAAACGCGGCGCCACGGATCTTACCTCCGAGCAGAAAGAGCGGTTCGAGGATCTAGGGAGGAGGTGCTGGCAGCAGATGGAGGAATTGAGAAAGGAGTGGGATGAGCTGCTTGACCTAGAGGAGAAACAGATCCGTATTCAAGAGTAA
- the GUT1_2 gene encoding glycerol kinase (COG:G;~EggNog:ENOG410PFNN;~InterPro:IPR018485,IPR018484,IPR018483,IPR005999, IPR000577,IPR043129;~PFAM:PF00370,PF02782;~go_function: GO:0004370 - glycerol kinase activity [Evidence IEA];~go_function: GO:0016773 - phosphotransferase activity, alcohol group as acceptor [Evidence IEA];~go_process: GO:0005975 - carbohydrate metabolic process [Evidence IEA];~go_process: GO:0006072 - glycerol-3-phosphate metabolic process [Evidence IEA]), with translation MRKNPFDMSELDAEIEEQQPQVEIHARQSIDGNRSLLQDEDRRNDDLKDRFIGAIDQGTTSTRFIIFDCTGNPIAKYQSEYRQLHEFSGWHEQDPYEMVDSVYTCIEEAMKTFLALGHSKSDIEAIGITSQRETTLCWDWETGEPLCPSIAWPDTRTKVLVRELRAQEGAEDLKNICGLPLSTYPSSVSLVWLIRNDEAVKKAYEEGRLAFGTVDSWLIYNLNGGIEGNHHVTDVTNASRTMFMNLETLDYDDNLLKFFGIDRKKIRLPKILPSSDPDGFGYIRSGPLEGVPITSDLGDQSAALVGHCAFEPGTAKNTYGTGCFLLYNVGEKPVVSKHGLLGTVGFQLGKKRKPVYALEGSVAVAGSGVSFLMNNLGFFRDSRKVSDLAAMVPDNGGCIFVTAFSGLFAPYWIDDAKGTIFGITQHTQRGHIARATMEAACFQTKAILDAMEMDSGHKLTELAVDGGMSNSDICMQTQADIIQIPVERPAMHETTALGAAIAAGFAIDIWKEFSELRNMNRANRTSFSPAISPEHSVKMYKQWTKAVDMSRGWVDSSEMEGEE, from the exons ATGCGGAAGAACCCTTTTGACATGTCCGAGCTCGACGCTGAGATCGAAGAGCAGCAACCCCAAGTCGAAATCCATGCCCGCCAGTCAATTGACGGTAATCGGTCCTTGCTACAGGACGAAGATCGCCGCAATGATGACCTGAAGGATCGGTTTATTGGTGCCATTGACCAGGGTACTACGAGTACACGCTTCATTATTTTCGACTGCACGGGGAACCCTATCGCAAAATATCAGTCGGAATACCGCCAACTTCACGAGTTTTCAGG GTGGCATGAGCAAGACCCCTATGAAATGGTAGATTCCGTCTACACCTGCATTGAAGAGGCTATGAAGACTTTCCTTGCTCTCGGCCACTCCAAGTCAGACATTGAAGCAATTGGTATCACCAGTCAACGTGAGACGACGCTctgctgggactgggaaACGGGCGAACCGTTGTGCCCCTCAATTGCTTGGCCTGACACTCGAACAAAGGTCCTTGTTCGAGAACTGAGGGCCCAGGAGGGTGCCGAAGACCTGAAGAACATCTGCGGTCTGCCGCTCTCCACATATCCTTCGTCTGTATCATTAGTGTGGTTGATCCGCAACGATGAGGCTGTCAAGAAGGCGTACGAAGAAGGCCGACTCGCATTTGGTACCGTTGATTCATGGCTCATCTATAACTTGAACGGTGGTATCGAGGGCAACCACCATGTAACGGATGTGACCAACGCTTCTAGAACCATGTTCATGAACCTGGAGACGCTTGATTATGACGATAACTTACTGAAGTTCTTCGGTATAGatcggaagaagatccgGCTGCCGAAGATCCTTCCATCTTCTGACCCAGATGGATTTGGCTATATCCGCTCGGGGCCACTGGAAGGAGTTCCAATCACTAGCGACCTTGGAGATCAGTCTGCGGCGCTGGTTGGCCACTGTGCCTTTGAACCAGGCACTGCGAAAAACACTTACGGTACCGGTTGCTTCCTACTATATAACGTTGGTGAAAAACCGGTTGTATCGAAGCATGGCCTTCTTGGTACCGTCGGCTTCCAGTTAGGAAAGAAGCGGAAGCCCGTCTATGCCCTTGAAGGAagtgttgctgttgctgggaGTGGTGTTTCGTTCCTGATGAACAATCTGGGCTTTTTCCGAGACTCGCGTAAAGTGAGTGATTTGGCGGCGATGGTCCCCGACAACGGAGGATGCATCTTCGTCACAGCCTTTTCTGGTCTCTTTGCGCCATACTGGATTGATGACGCTAAGGGAACTATTT TCGGAATCACACAACACACCCAGCGAGGCCACATCGCCCGTGCGACGATGGAGGCCGCCTGCTTCCAAACCAAGGCCATTCTTGACGCCATGGAGATGGACAGTGGCCATAAACTAACCGAGTTGGCCGTCGACGGAGGAATGAGCAACTCGGACATTTGCATGCAG ACCCAAGCAGACATCATCCAAATCCCAGTCGAACGACCGGCCATGCACGAGACAACGGCGCTGGGCGCCGCAATTGCCGCCGGATTCGCCATCGATATCTGGAAGGAATTCAGCGAGCTCAGGAACATGAACCGTGCCAACCGaacctctttctcccccgCGATCTCCCCCGAACATAGTGTCAAGATGTACAAACAGTGGACAAAGGCCGTT
- a CDS encoding i-AAA protease YME1 (COG:O;~EggNog:ENOG410PFTB;~InterPro:IPR000642,IPR041569,IPR003959,IPR027417, IPR003593,IPR003960,IPR037219,IPR005936;~MEROPS:MER0002197;~PFAM:PF00004,PF01434,PF17862,PF07728;~TransMembrane:1 (i274-293o);~go_component: GO:0016020 - membrane [Evidence IEA];~go_function: GO:0004176 - ATP-dependent peptidase activity [Evidence IEA];~go_function: GO:0004222 - metalloendopeptidase activity [Evidence IEA];~go_function: GO:0005524 - ATP binding [Evidence IEA];~go_function: GO:0016887 - ATPase activity [Evidence IEA];~go_process: GO:0006508 - proteolysis [Evidence IEA]) encodes MAFQLPTLRLNISALTSNSWPLVKILNAPLNSIGQTSATTGVTSKDPRRRIHTQRSACISLPDFVATVPSKTLATGVSRSRPLFNGSIPWIQTSLTSRYSSSLSARTYSTLAPPLCLVRPTHTLNSLRRFEQQRSLFGGPSHGLLAQKEKTANSNPNSVSAQNAFYQALLRANMPAIVIERYRSGHFNSNALSESIYLKALERVGGAAAAPAANATQGLTPDKVQAVGQAIAAQNYGGQIGVSSKQGGTGAKEAPLYVVVEESLGSAVFRWVKFFFFFAFFAYVSMIIISILIETTGVLKNIKGSQNNEAQPQHQTVRFSDVHGCDEAKDELQELVEFLLNPERFSSLGGKLPKGVLLVGPPGTGKTLLARAVAGEAGVPFFYMSGSEFDEVYVGVGAKRVRELFTQARGKSPAIIFIDELDAIGAKRNERDAAYVKQTLNQLLTELDGFSQSTGVIILAATNYPELLDKALTRPGRFDRKVVVDLPDVRGRMDILKHHMKNIQIGTDVDIAVIARGTPGFSGADLENLVNQAAIYASRNKQPKVTPKDLDYAKDKIMMGAEARSRIIQDKDKILTAYHEAGHALVAYFSPSSMPLYKITIVPRGMALGVTHFLPEMDMVSKNYTQYLSDIDVSMGGRAAEELIFGEDQVTSGITADLRSATETAFTLVTRFGYSKKLGNVDLSTNYNSLSSETKQEIEAEVRRLVEEARQRATKILTEKRHELELLTKALVEYETLTKEEMEKVLKGEKLDKLVLPPETPLKLPDVLQTASLGPPPPRVKGPESHTSAE; translated from the exons ATGGCCTTTCAACTTCCGACCCTCCGGCTG AATATTTCGGCATTGACGTCGAACTCCTGGCCATTGGTGAAAATATTGAATGCTCCCTTGAATAGCATCGGACAAACCTCCGCAACTACCGGAGTTACAAGCAAAGATCCACGACGCCGCATACATACACAG CGCTCTGCGTGCATTTCGTTGCCCGACTTTGTTGCGACGGTGCCATCGAAGACGCTCGCCACCGGAGTTTCGAGGTCACGACCTTTGTTCAACG GCAGTATACCATGGATACAAACATCCCTCACCAGCCGATATTCCTCCTCACTGTCCGCTCGAACTTATTCGACACTGGCCCCTCCCCTCTGTCTTGTCCGTCCCACGCATACCCTCAATAGTTTACGAAGATTCGAACAGCAACGTTCTCTATTTGGGGGACCGTCCCATGGCCTGCTAGCGCAGAAAGAGAAGACCGCGAACAGCAATCCCAACAGCGTCAGCGCCCAGAATGCTTTCTACCAAGCCCTTCTTCGAGCAAATATGCCAGCCATCGTGATTGAGCGGTACAGAAGCGGCCATTTCAATAGCAATGCACTTTCGGAATCCATCTATTTGAAGGCTTTGGAGCGCGTTGGCGGGGCCGCAGCAGCACCTGCGGCGAATGCCACTCAAGGTCTCACCCCCGATAAGGTTCAAGCTGTTGGACAAGCTATTGCGGCCCAGAATTATGGCGGACAAATAGGAGTCTCCTCGAAGCAGGGAGGAACCGGTGCCAAGGAGGCTCCTTTGTACGTTGTTGTCGAGGAGTCACTCGGAAGCGCAGTGTTCCGCTGGGTgaaattcttttttttctttgctttcttcgccTATGTCTCTATGATTATAATTTCGATTCTCATCGAAACGACCGGCGTTTTGAAGAATATAAAAGGGTCTCAAAACAACGAagcccagccccagcaccagACCGTCCGTTTCAGCGACGTCCATGGATGTGACGAAGCCAAGGATGAGCTTCAGGAACTCGTTGAGTTCCTGTTAAACCCAGAACGGTTCTCATCTCTTGGCGGTAAATTGCCCAAGGGTGTCCTCCTTGTTGGAcctcctggaactggaaagacCTTGCTCGCTCGTGCCGTTGCTGGAGAAGCCGGTGTGCCCTTTTTTTACATGTCTGGATCTGAATTCGATGAAGTGTATGTAGGTGTTGGTGCCAAGCGGGTCCGTGAACTTTTCACACAAGCTCGGGGCAAGTCACCTGCTATTATCTTCATTGATGAACTTGACGCCATTGGTGCGAAGAGAAACGAAAGGGACGCTGCCTATGTGAAACAGACCCTGAACCAGCTATTAACGGAACTTGACGGATTTTCACAATCTACTGGTGTTATCATTCTTGCCGCCACGAACTATCCTGAACTGCTTGATAAGGCTCTGACCCGCCCTGGTCGATTTGACAGGAAGGTAGTCGTCGACCTTCCTGATGTTAGGGGACGAATGGATATTCTGAAACACCACATGAAGAACATCCAAATTGGCActgatgttgatattgcAGTGATTGCCCGTGGAACTCCTGGGTTCTCTGGCGCCGATTTGGAGAACTTGGTCAACCAAGCCGCTATTTATGCTAGCAGGAATAAGCAGCCCAAGGTCACGCCAAAGGATCTCGACTACGCCAAGGATAAGATCATGATGGGTGCAGAGGCTCGCAGCAGGATCatccaggacaaggacaagatTCTGACGGCTTATCACGAAGCTGGTCATGCCCTAGTTGCGTACTTCTCACCGTCATCTATGCCTCTCTACAAAATTACGATTGTCCCTCGAGGAATGGCTCTAGGTGTGACGCATTTCCTACCTGAAATGGATATGGTATCGAAGAATTACACCCAATACTTGAGCGACATCGATGTTTCCATGGGTGGCAGAGCAGCCGAGGAGCTTATCTTTGGAGAGGACCAAGTCACAAGTGGTATCACAGCG GATCTTCGAAGTGCCACCGAGACCGCGTTTACGCTCGTCACGCGGTTCGGATACTCTAAGAAACTTGGAAACGTCGATCTGTCAACGAATTACAACAGCCTGTCTTCCGAAACCAAGCAGGAGATCGAAGCTGAGGTTCGACGTTTGGTCGAGGAAGCCCGACAAAGGGCCACCAAGATCTTGACGGAAAAGAGACATGAATTGGAATTGCTGACTAAAGCGTTGGTCGAGTATGAAACGCTAACAaaagaggaaatggagaaggTTTTGAAGGGTGAGAAGCTTGACAAGCTCGTTTTGCCGCCAGAGACGCCTCTCAAGCTCCCTGATGTTCTTCAGACTGCGAGTCTGGGTCCACCTCCACCTAGGGTAAAAGGCCCCGAATCGCATACGTCTGCGGAGTAG
- the MPG1 gene encoding mannose-1-phosphate guanyltransferase (COG:M;~EggNog:ENOG410PFAH;~InterPro:IPR029044,IPR005835,IPR018357,IPR001451;~PFAM:PF00483,PF12804,PF00132;~go_function: GO:0016740 - transferase activity [Evidence IEA];~go_function: GO:0016779 - nucleotidyltransferase activity [Evidence IEA];~go_process: GO:0009058 - biosynthetic process [Evidence IEA]), with product MKALILVGGFGTRLRPLTLTLPKPLVEFGNRPMILHQVESLAAAGVTDIVLAVNYRPDVMVSALKKYEEQYNVKIEFSVETEPLGTAGPLKLAESILGKDDSPFFVLNSDVICDYPFQQLADFHKAHGDEGTIVVTKVDEPSKYGVVVHKPNHPSRIDRFVEKPVEFVGNRINAGMYILNPSVLKRIELRPTSIEQETFPAIVRDGQLHSFDLEGFWMDVGQPKDFLTGTCLYLTSLTKRNSKMLAPSSEPYVYGGNVMVDPSAKIGKNCRIGPNVVIGPNVVIGDGVRLQRCVLMENSKAKDHCWIKSTIVGWNSSVGRWARLENVTVLGDDVTIADEVYVNGGSILPHKSIKQNVDVPAIIM from the exons ATGAAGG CTCTCATTCTCGTCGGTGGTTTCGGTACCCGCTTGCGGCCTCTT accctcaccctccccaAGCCGCTTGTCGAGTTTGGCAACCGTCCCATGATCCTTCACCAAGTTGAGAGCttagctgctgctggtgtgACAGACATCGTACTAGCTGTCAACTATCGCCCAGATGTTATGGTTTCTGCGCTCAAGAAG TACGAAGAGCAATACAACGTCAAGATCGAGTTCTCCGTTGAGACAGAACCCCTCGGCACCGCTGGTCCTCTGAAACTAGCGGAGAGCATTCTTGGAAAAGACGACTCTCCCTTTTTCGTCCTGAACTCCGATGTCATTTGTGACTATCCATTCCAGCAACTAGCAGACTTTCACAAGGCCCATGGTGATGAAGGAACCATTGTCGTCACCAAGGTGGACGAGCCCTCAAAGTATGGTGTTGTCGTCCACAAGCCCAACCACCCCTCGCGCATCGACCGATTCGTCGAGAAACCCGTAGAGTTCGTCGGCAACCGCATCAATGCCGGTATGTACATCTTGAACCCGAGTGTACTGAAGCGCATTGAGCTGCGTCCTACCTCTATCGAGCAAGAGACCTTCCCTGCCATCGTCCGGGATGGCCAACTTCACTCATTTGATTTGGAAGGATTCTGGATGGATGTTGGTCAGCCAAAGGATTTCCTTACTGGCACCTGCCTATACCTCACCTCTCTAACGAAGCGGAACTCGAAGATGCTTGCTCCCAGCTCGGAGCCTTACGTCTACGGCGGAAATGTCATGGTTGATCCGTCTGCGAAGATTGGGAAGAATTGCCGTATTGGACCTAATGTCGTCATTGGCCCCAACGTCGTGATCGGCGACGGTGTTCGTTTACAGCGCTGCGTCCTGATGGAGAACAGCAAGGCTAAGGACCACTGCTGGATCAAGTCTACCATCGTCGGATGGAACAGCTCCGTCGGCCGATGGGCACGCCTGGAGAATGTGACTGTGCTCGGTGATGATGTGACGATTGCCGATGAGGTCTATGTCAACGGCGGCTCGATCCTGCCGCACAAGAGCATCAAACAGAACGTTGATG TTCCTGCTATCATCATGTAA